The following are encoded in a window of Etheostoma spectabile isolate EspeVRDwgs_2016 unplaced genomic scaffold, UIUC_Espe_1.0 scaffold314, whole genome shotgun sequence genomic DNA:
- the pank2 gene encoding pantothenate kinase 3 isoform X2: MAFNGHQRDDESINEDETPTEQPQSNKEMPGCFSNDPNNEAAASAGRATSDRRTSYSTARQRSDSVKKTRPPFPWFGMDIGGTLVKLVYFEPKDITAEEEQEEVENLKSIRRYLTSNTAYGKTGIRDVHLELQDLTLCGRTGNLHFIRFPTHDLPAFLQMGRNKHFSSLHTTLCATGGGAYKFEADFRMMADLQLHKLDELDCLIRGVLYIDSVVSSGPSECYYFENPTDPDRCIQRPYTLENPYPLLLVNIGSGVSILAVYSENNYKRVTGTSLGGGTFLGLCCLLTGCSTFEEALEMASEGESTRVDKLVRDIYGGDYESFGNMMSKDKRESVSKEDLARATLVTITNNIGSITRMCALNENIERVVFVGNFLRVNTLSMKLLAYAMDYWSKGQLKALFLHHEGYFGAVGALLELLHPS, from the exons ATGGCGTTCAATGGCCACCAACGCGACGATGAAAGTATCAACGAAGACGAAACGCCCACGGAGCAGCCGCAGTCCAACAAGGAGATGCCCGGTTGTTTCAGTAACGATCCCAATAATGAGGCAGCCGCGTCCGCAGGAAGAGCCACATCAGACAGGCGTACCTCGTACTCGACGGCGAGGCAACGGAGCGACTCTGTGAAGAAAACAAGGCCGC CATTTCCCTGGTTTGGGATGGACATTGGAGGCACCCTGGTGAAGCTGGTGTACTTTGAGCCCAAAGACatcacagcagaggaggagcaggaagagGTGGAGAACCTGAAGAGCATCCGGCGCTACCTAACCTCCAACACCGCCTATGGTAAAACAGGCATCAGGGATGTACACCTGGAGCTGCAGGACCTGACTCTGTGCGGCAGGACAGGCAACCTGCACTTCATCCGCTTCCCCACGCATGACCTGCCGGCCTTCCTGCAGATGGGCCGCAACAAGCACTTCTCCAGCCTTCACACCACCCTCTGCGCCACAGGAGGGGGGGCGTACAAGTTTGAGGCTGATTTCCGCATG ATGGCGGACCTGCAGCTTCACAAGCTCGATGAGCTGGACTGTTTGATTCGGGGGGTGTTGTACATCGACTCGGTGGTGTCCAGCGGACCCTCAGAGTGCTACTACTTTGAAAACCCCACTGACCCAGATCGCTGCATCCAGAGGCCATATACACTTGAGAACCCCTATCCTCTGTTGCTGGTCAACATAGGTTCTGGAGTCAGCATCCTGGCCGTCTACTCTGAGAATAACTACAAACGCGTTACAGGGACCAG CCTCGGTGGAGGGACCTTCCTGGGCCTGTGTTGCCTGCTGACTGGCTGCTCTACTTTCGAGGAAGCTCTAGAAATGGCTTCTGAAGGGGAGAGCACCCGAGTGGACAAGCTGGTTCGGGACATCTATGGAGGCGACTATGAGAG TTTTGGCAACATGATGTCCAAAGACAAAAGGGAGTCGGTGTCCAAAGAGGACCTGGCCAGGGCAACACTGGTCACCATCACCAACAACATCGGCTCCATCACCAGGATGTGTGCTCTCAATGAG AACATAGAGAGAGTGGTGTTTGTGGGTAACTTCCTGAGAGTGAACACACTCTCTATGAAGCTGTTGGCTTACGCCATGGACTACTGGTCTAAAGGGCAGCTCAAGGCTCTCTTCCTACATCATGAG gGTTACTTTGGAGCGGTTGGAGCCCTGTTAGAGCTTCTGCATCCGTCCTAA
- the pank2 gene encoding pantothenate kinase 3 isoform X1: MAFNGHQRDDESINEDETPTEQPQSNKEMPGCFSNDPNNEAAASAGRATSDRRTSYSTARQRSDSVKKTRPPFPWFGMDIGGTLVKLVYFEPKDITAEEEQEEVENLKSIRRYLTSNTAYGKTGIRDVHLELQDLTLCGRTGNLHFIRFPTHDLPAFLQMGRNKHFSSLHTTLCATGGGAYKFEADFRMMADLQLHKLDELDCLIRGVLYIDSVVSSGPSECYYFENPTDPDRCIQRPYTLENPYPLLLVNIGSGVSILAVYSENNYKRVTGTSLGGGTFLGLCCLLTGCSTFEEALEMASEGESTRVDKLVRDIYGGDYERFGLPGWAVASSFGNMMSKDKRESVSKEDLARATLVTITNNIGSITRMCALNENIERVVFVGNFLRVNTLSMKLLAYAMDYWSKGQLKALFLHHEGYFGAVGALLELLHPS; encoded by the exons ATGGCGTTCAATGGCCACCAACGCGACGATGAAAGTATCAACGAAGACGAAACGCCCACGGAGCAGCCGCAGTCCAACAAGGAGATGCCCGGTTGTTTCAGTAACGATCCCAATAATGAGGCAGCCGCGTCCGCAGGAAGAGCCACATCAGACAGGCGTACCTCGTACTCGACGGCGAGGCAACGGAGCGACTCTGTGAAGAAAACAAGGCCGC CATTTCCCTGGTTTGGGATGGACATTGGAGGCACCCTGGTGAAGCTGGTGTACTTTGAGCCCAAAGACatcacagcagaggaggagcaggaagagGTGGAGAACCTGAAGAGCATCCGGCGCTACCTAACCTCCAACACCGCCTATGGTAAAACAGGCATCAGGGATGTACACCTGGAGCTGCAGGACCTGACTCTGTGCGGCAGGACAGGCAACCTGCACTTCATCCGCTTCCCCACGCATGACCTGCCGGCCTTCCTGCAGATGGGCCGCAACAAGCACTTCTCCAGCCTTCACACCACCCTCTGCGCCACAGGAGGGGGGGCGTACAAGTTTGAGGCTGATTTCCGCATG ATGGCGGACCTGCAGCTTCACAAGCTCGATGAGCTGGACTGTTTGATTCGGGGGGTGTTGTACATCGACTCGGTGGTGTCCAGCGGACCCTCAGAGTGCTACTACTTTGAAAACCCCACTGACCCAGATCGCTGCATCCAGAGGCCATATACACTTGAGAACCCCTATCCTCTGTTGCTGGTCAACATAGGTTCTGGAGTCAGCATCCTGGCCGTCTACTCTGAGAATAACTACAAACGCGTTACAGGGACCAG CCTCGGTGGAGGGACCTTCCTGGGCCTGTGTTGCCTGCTGACTGGCTGCTCTACTTTCGAGGAAGCTCTAGAAATGGCTTCTGAAGGGGAGAGCACCCGAGTGGACAAGCTGGTTCGGGACATCTATGGAGGCGACTATGAGAGGTTTGGACTGCCAGGCTGGGCTGTAGCCTCAAG TTTTGGCAACATGATGTCCAAAGACAAAAGGGAGTCGGTGTCCAAAGAGGACCTGGCCAGGGCAACACTGGTCACCATCACCAACAACATCGGCTCCATCACCAGGATGTGTGCTCTCAATGAG AACATAGAGAGAGTGGTGTTTGTGGGTAACTTCCTGAGAGTGAACACACTCTCTATGAAGCTGTTGGCTTACGCCATGGACTACTGGTCTAAAGGGCAGCTCAAGGCTCTCTTCCTACATCATGAG gGTTACTTTGGAGCGGTTGGAGCCCTGTTAGAGCTTCTGCATCCGTCCTAA